One genomic segment of bacterium includes these proteins:
- the mqnE gene encoding aminofutalosine synthase MqnE gives MSLSTADIRPERFPEPLQEIAAKVRAGQRLDEADALLCLTTPDVLHLGRLANAVRRGLHGNIAYFNVNRHINPTNICVYTYDCKFCGFAALPGEDHAWEMSHEDVYEHAAKQGGDSVTEFHIVGGLHPDLSLDWYCEMLRGLKERFPSVHLKAFTAIEIGWFAQHERIPIAEVLERLRAAGLGSLPGGGAEIFHDDVREEICNGKLDAGEWIEVHRIAHRMGIRSNCTMLYGHVEKPEHKVDHLMRLRELQDETGGFNCFIPLAYHPENNYMGLKYHTTGTEDLRHLATSRLILDNIPHLKAYWIMISPKLAQVALSFGADDIDGTVVEETIYHMAGAETDEHLSRTELERIVREAGYKPIERDTLYQPVLRPTAASA, from the coding sequence ATGAGCCTCTCCACAGCCGACATTCGACCCGAGCGCTTTCCCGAGCCGCTGCAAGAGATCGCCGCCAAAGTGCGCGCCGGCCAGAGGCTCGACGAGGCCGACGCCCTACTCTGCCTGACGACGCCGGACGTGCTCCATCTTGGCCGGCTGGCGAACGCAGTCCGCCGTGGGCTCCACGGCAACATCGCTTATTTCAACGTCAACCGGCACATCAACCCGACCAACATCTGCGTCTACACCTACGACTGCAAGTTCTGCGGTTTCGCGGCGCTTCCCGGCGAAGACCACGCCTGGGAGATGTCGCATGAGGACGTCTATGAGCACGCAGCCAAACAGGGTGGCGACTCGGTGACCGAGTTTCACATCGTCGGCGGCCTGCACCCGGACCTGTCGCTCGACTGGTATTGCGAGATGCTGCGCGGCCTGAAGGAGCGCTTTCCGAGCGTGCACCTCAAGGCCTTCACCGCGATCGAGATCGGATGGTTTGCCCAGCACGAGAGAATCCCCATCGCGGAGGTACTCGAGCGGCTCCGGGCCGCGGGTCTGGGCTCGCTGCCGGGAGGCGGCGCCGAGATCTTCCACGACGACGTCCGTGAGGAGATCTGCAACGGAAAACTAGACGCGGGCGAATGGATCGAGGTTCACCGCATTGCTCACCGCATGGGTATTCGCAGCAACTGCACGATGCTCTACGGGCACGTCGAGAAGCCCGAGCACAAGGTCGACCATCTGATGCGCCTACGCGAGCTTCAAGACGAGACCGGTGGCTTCAACTGCTTCATACCCCTCGCCTACCACCCGGAAAACAACTACATGGGCTTGAAGTACCACACCACCGGTACCGAGGATCTGAGGCACCTCGCGACCTCCCGGTTGATTCTCGACAACATCCCCCATCTCAAGGCTTACTGGATCATGATCTCGCCCAAGCTTGCTCAGGTTGCACTTTCGTTTGGCGCCGACGACATCGACGGCACGGTGGTCGAAGAGACGATTTACCACATGGCGGGCGCTGAGACCGATGAGCACCTCTCTCGCACCGAGCTCGAGCGCATCGTGCGCGAGGCGGGATACAAGCCCATAGAGCGCGACACCCTCTATCAACCCGTACTTCGCCCGACGGCCGCCAGCGCGTGA
- a CDS encoding UbiX family flavin prenyltransferase — MSETIALLVSGASGMSLPRALLGNLVRHPDVERVHLVVSAGASQVLKHELGRDKTGVEDLIDAARLAEKARERITVHRDSELDAAIASGSYRLSGTAVVPCSAGTLGALATGSARTLVHRVGAIALKEHWPLVLGFRETPLSIVHLENLRRLAYAGAIILPPLPAFYIGGDSMERFLDHYSLRVMDRLGLRSVDSKELRWPTSG; from the coding sequence ATGTCTGAGACCATCGCCCTTCTCGTCAGCGGCGCCTCAGGAATGAGCCTTCCCCGAGCGCTGCTCGGCAACCTGGTTCGGCACCCCGATGTGGAACGGGTTCACCTCGTGGTCTCGGCCGGCGCCAGCCAGGTCTTGAAGCACGAGCTGGGCCGGGACAAGACCGGCGTCGAAGATCTCATCGACGCGGCTCGGCTCGCAGAGAAGGCCCGCGAGCGCATCACGGTGCACCGCGACAGCGAGCTCGACGCCGCCATCGCCTCGGGCTCGTATCGACTCTCGGGCACAGCCGTCGTGCCCTGCAGCGCCGGCACCCTCGGAGCCCTGGCCACCGGCTCGGCGCGAACGCTGGTTCACCGCGTCGGGGCGATAGCGCTCAAGGAGCACTGGCCGCTGGTGCTGGGTTTTCGCGAAACCCCGCTTTCGATCGTCCACCTCGAGAACCTGCGACGCCTTGCCTATGCCGGCGCGATCATCCTGCCGCCCTTGCCCGCCTTTTACATCGGCGGTGACTCTATGGAGCGGTTTCTGGATCACTACAGCTTGCGGGTCATGGATCGGCTCGGGCTGCGCTCCGTCGACTCCAAAGAGCTTCGCTGGCCGACATCGGGATAG
- a CDS encoding prephenate dehydrogenase/arogenate dehydrogenase family protein: MDLESARRRIQELDQAILENVAERIRLAREVAEIKMARDLPTVDYRQERKVLERGRRLAVASDMDPILAEELLSTLMSASVTEQEARRLRSVATGKGKTAVVAGGAGRMGRWMVNFLGAQEFQVEVLDPAAPGGFDQEVQNRLPDADLVVSAAPPGQTAGLYREWSEKSFSGVICDMASIKTPLIEAIGELQGKGARVASFHPLFGPATSVLRGSDVVLCHTGDLEAEGFVIDLFAPTSARIVRVGLDEHDRLMADMLTLAHAATLAFAGARIESRPADVALHSTTDRALENLAASLVRESPEVYLEIQADNPYSGAAVSRLSRAVGHLQDLVERRDLKGFRDWMRLASERLPAGQNS, encoded by the coding sequence GTGGATCTTGAAAGCGCCAGACGTCGAATCCAGGAGCTCGACCAGGCAATCCTCGAAAACGTCGCGGAACGGATCAGGTTGGCAAGGGAAGTCGCCGAGATCAAGATGGCACGAGATCTGCCGACGGTCGACTACCGCCAGGAACGCAAAGTGCTCGAGCGGGGCAGGCGGCTCGCGGTGGCATCGGACATGGATCCGATTCTGGCCGAGGAGCTGCTCTCGACGCTGATGTCCGCTTCGGTAACCGAGCAGGAAGCTCGGCGCCTTCGCTCCGTGGCCACGGGCAAGGGCAAGACCGCGGTCGTAGCGGGAGGTGCCGGTCGCATGGGGCGCTGGATGGTGAATTTTCTCGGCGCCCAGGAATTCCAGGTCGAAGTGCTCGATCCGGCGGCCCCGGGAGGCTTCGATCAGGAGGTGCAGAATCGGCTCCCCGACGCGGACCTTGTGGTTTCGGCGGCGCCGCCGGGTCAAACCGCCGGGCTTTATCGCGAGTGGTCGGAGAAGTCGTTCTCGGGAGTGATCTGCGACATGGCGAGCATCAAGACACCTCTGATCGAGGCCATTGGCGAGCTGCAAGGCAAGGGCGCGCGGGTGGCCTCGTTCCACCCGCTATTCGGCCCCGCCACCTCCGTGCTACGCGGTTCCGACGTCGTTCTCTGCCATACGGGCGACCTTGAAGCTGAGGGCTTCGTGATCGATTTGTTCGCACCCACATCCGCGCGCATCGTCAGAGTGGGGCTCGATGAGCACGATCGCCTGATGGCCGACATGCTGACCCTGGCACACGCCGCCACCCTGGCCTTCGCCGGAGCTCGAATCGAAAGCCGGCCCGCTGACGTGGCCCTCCACAGCACCACCGATCGAGCGCTCGAGAACCTGGCGGCGAGCCTGGTGCGCGAGAGTCCGGAGGTCTACCTGGAGATCCAGGCGGACAACCCCTACTCTGGAGCCGCGGTGTCCCGGTTGAGCCGCGCGGTCGGGCACCTCCAGGACCTCGTCGAACGCCGCGATCTCAAGGGATTCCGGGATTGGATGCGCCTGGCCTCGGAGCGGCTGCCCGCGGGGCAGAATAGCTAG
- a CDS encoding NYN domain-containing protein: protein MNDEQTIALFCDLENIALGVRDSDIKKFSINLVLERLVEKGKIIVKKAYADWENYRDFKREFHEAGIELIDIPKRRYSGKNSADIKMAVDAMDVSHAKEHIDTFVFLSGDSDFTPLVTKLKENNKIVIGVGVKNSSANLLIDNCDEFLFYEDIYRESRQGEKLSAVSGVPEKSAEAFALMVDSIKALQRENKDVLWGSMVKQTMQRKRPAFSESYYGYSSFSDLLEDAEKNKLIALKKDPRAGTYVVTGLVGGGRSRKRPAKRTAKRANDRKSA, encoded by the coding sequence GTGAATGACGAACAGACGATCGCGCTCTTTTGCGATCTAGAGAATATTGCGCTCGGAGTGCGTGACTCGGATATCAAGAAATTCAGCATCAATCTGGTGCTCGAGCGGCTGGTGGAGAAAGGCAAGATCATCGTAAAAAAGGCTTACGCCGACTGGGAAAACTACCGCGACTTCAAGCGCGAGTTCCACGAGGCCGGTATCGAGCTCATCGACATTCCCAAGCGACGCTATTCGGGAAAGAACTCGGCCGATATCAAGATGGCCGTTGACGCGATGGACGTCTCCCACGCCAAGGAGCACATTGACACCTTCGTTTTTCTTTCGGGCGACAGCGACTTCACACCCCTGGTGACCAAGCTCAAAGAGAACAACAAGATCGTGATCGGGGTCGGAGTCAAGAACTCGTCGGCCAACCTGCTGATCGACAACTGCGACGAGTTCCTCTTCTACGAGGACATCTACCGGGAGAGTCGCCAGGGCGAGAAGCTGTCGGCGGTGTCGGGCGTGCCGGAAAAGAGCGCCGAGGCGTTCGCGCTCATGGTGGATTCGATCAAGGCGCTGCAACGAGAGAACAAGGACGTGCTCTGGGGCTCGATGGTCAAGCAGACGATGCAGAGAAAGCGTCCCGCGTTCAGCGAGAGCTACTATGGCTACTCGTCCTTTTCCGACCTGCTCGAGGACGCGGAAAAGAACAAGTTGATCGCCCTCAAGAAGGACCCGCGCGCGGGTACTTATGTCGTCACCGGGCTAGTCGGTGGCGGCCGGTCGCGAAAGCGCCCTGCAAAGCGCACGGCCAAACGAGCCAACGACCGCAAGAGCGCTTGA
- a CDS encoding glycerol-3-phosphate dehydrogenase/oxidase, whose protein sequence is MRALIPPRSTSDRDLDFARLGAESWDLLVIGGGITGTAVARDAALRGLKTALVEQGDFAFGTSSRSSRLVHGGLRYLANFDFSLVREGLVERRRLLEAAPGLVRPVRFIYPVYRGDPDRLWKVHMGVRLYDALSLGYGLGDTKRLNRDRLLSSIPGLRRDGLQGAVSYFDAATHDTRLTLAVARSARNAAAILVPRCRALGLTGTEDRTRGARIRDLLSGHEIEIRSKATALCCGPWQTLYPPATIELRTARGTHISVKNRRIPLDGYIALRSPRDGRLAFAMPIGHYIVFGTTDDDDRTEPGLVRPTARDTEYLLELANHAFPAVDVAAEDITGAWAGLRPLVAEGTGEDADALSRRHQIVAGPPGLWILTGGKLTTHRRMAEDLVDKIVPALAELGSEAGECATTQSKLFAGSLDAGRRRLEARGVSAGAVDSAIALYGDSVEELAEFLPEAPTENPESDFRRAQIAMAVKRESALSLDDLMLRRLEPGPLDLKHCWREAPAAAREFGSHLGWTGQDIEQAAAELRDGIARDLSAASIPLPS, encoded by the coding sequence ATGCGCGCACTGATACCTCCGAGATCCACCTCAGACCGGGATCTTGATTTCGCGCGGCTCGGCGCCGAATCCTGGGATCTACTGGTCATCGGCGGCGGCATTACCGGGACGGCCGTGGCCCGCGACGCCGCCCTGCGTGGACTCAAGACCGCCCTTGTAGAACAGGGGGATTTCGCCTTCGGAACCTCCAGCCGGTCGTCGCGATTGGTTCATGGAGGGCTGCGCTACCTGGCCAATTTCGACTTCTCCTTGGTCCGCGAAGGGCTGGTCGAGCGCCGGCGTCTCCTGGAAGCCGCTCCGGGGCTGGTGCGGCCGGTCCGCTTCATCTACCCCGTCTATCGGGGCGATCCGGATCGGCTCTGGAAGGTACATATGGGCGTGCGGCTCTATGATGCCCTGTCGCTCGGCTACGGCCTGGGAGATACCAAGCGCCTCAATCGCGACCGCCTTCTGAGCTCGATCCCGGGTCTTCGGCGCGACGGTCTTCAGGGTGCCGTATCGTACTTCGATGCCGCCACTCACGATACCCGGCTGACCTTGGCCGTAGCTCGCTCCGCCAGGAACGCGGCCGCCATTCTGGTGCCGCGCTGCCGCGCCCTCGGGCTGACAGGCACTGAGGACCGCACCCGGGGCGCGAGGATTCGAGACCTTCTCTCGGGGCATGAGATCGAGATCCGTTCCAAAGCCACCGCACTGTGCTGCGGCCCCTGGCAAACGCTCTACCCACCCGCCACCATCGAGCTTCGCACCGCTCGCGGCACTCACATCTCCGTCAAGAACCGGCGCATACCCTTGGACGGCTACATCGCGCTGCGCTCGCCTCGCGACGGACGGCTCGCCTTCGCCATGCCCATCGGTCACTACATCGTCTTTGGAACCACCGACGACGACGATCGCACGGAGCCTGGACTGGTTCGACCAACCGCTCGAGATACCGAGTACCTCCTCGAGCTCGCCAATCACGCATTTCCGGCCGTGGACGTAGCCGCCGAAGACATCACCGGAGCCTGGGCCGGCTTGAGACCTCTGGTCGCGGAAGGGACCGGCGAGGACGCCGACGCGTTGTCGCGCAGGCACCAGATTGTCGCCGGTCCGCCTGGGCTCTGGATTCTCACCGGGGGCAAGCTCACGACCCACCGAAGAATGGCTGAAGATCTCGTCGACAAAATCGTTCCGGCTCTCGCCGAGCTGGGATCGGAGGCCGGAGAGTGCGCCACGACCCAAAGCAAGCTCTTCGCCGGTAGTCTCGATGCCGGCCGGCGGCGGCTCGAAGCACGCGGAGTCTCGGCTGGAGCCGTGGACTCGGCAATCGCGCTCTATGGCGACAGCGTCGAAGAGCTGGCCGAGTTCCTCCCGGAAGCTCCGACCGAGAACCCCGAATCCGACTTTCGGCGGGCCCAGATCGCCATGGCTGTCAAGAGGGAGTCGGCACTCTCGCTCGACGACCTGATGCTCAGGCGCCTCGAACCCGGGCCACTCGACCTCAAGCACTGCTGGCGCGAGGCGCCGGCCGCCGCCCGGGAGTTCGGATCGCACCTCGGCTGGACCGGTCAGGACATCGAGCAGGCTGCCGCCGAGCTGCGCGATGGCATCGCCCGCGACCTCAGCGCCGCCTCGATTCCGCTACCCAGCTGA
- a CDS encoding roadblock/LC7 domain-containing protein has product MQEVFEAEFRRLEDALKRLKHDANGKAVFLIDKNGQHIAAAGETEEFDSTSLASLTAGNVAATDGLAKLIGEREFSVLFHEGQRDHIHISIVARRAILLVIFDERSSLGLVRLRVKRASVELKKVFDEMDLKSEPEVGVKEPSPFSEITDEDIDALFSE; this is encoded by the coding sequence ATGCAAGAAGTTTTCGAGGCAGAGTTTCGCCGGCTCGAGGACGCGCTGAAGCGTCTCAAGCACGACGCCAACGGCAAGGCGGTCTTCTTGATCGACAAGAACGGCCAGCACATTGCGGCTGCCGGTGAGACCGAGGAATTCGACTCGACGTCCCTGGCTTCGCTAACCGCCGGCAACGTCGCGGCCACCGACGGTCTGGCCAAGCTCATCGGCGAGCGAGAGTTCTCCGTTCTGTTTCACGAAGGGCAGCGCGATCACATCCATATCTCGATCGTCGCGCGGCGTGCGATTCTGCTGGTGATCTTCGACGAGCGTTCCTCTCTGGGGTTGGTGCGTTTGAGAGTCAAGCGGGCCAGCGTCGAGCTGAAGAAGGTCTTCGATGAGATGGACCTCAAGAGCGAGCCCGAGGTCGGCGTCAAGGAACCGAGCCCGTTTTCCGAGATCACCGACGAGGACATCGACGCACTCTTCAGCGAGTAG
- a CDS encoding GTPase domain-containing protein, which produces MTFINYAAKEINCKIVYYGPGLGGKTTNLQYIYNKTAPDRKGKMISLATEADRTLFFDFLPLDLGSIRGFTTRFHLYTVPGQVFYDASRKLILKGVDGVIFVADSQRERMEANVESIRNLESNLRDHGFDLKEVPSALQFNKRDLPNAMPVDEMYRMLNYKREPTFEAIAPQGVGVFDTLKAVAKQILVELRKR; this is translated from the coding sequence ATGACCTTCATCAACTACGCGGCCAAGGAGATCAACTGCAAGATCGTTTATTACGGACCGGGTCTCGGCGGTAAGACGACCAACCTGCAGTACATCTACAACAAGACCGCGCCCGATCGAAAGGGCAAGATGATCTCTCTGGCGACGGAGGCGGACCGAACTCTGTTTTTTGATTTTCTGCCGCTCGACTTGGGCTCGATTCGTGGGTTCACCACCCGCTTTCATCTCTATACGGTGCCCGGTCAGGTTTTCTACGACGCCAGTCGAAAACTGATCTTGAAGGGCGTGGACGGCGTCATTTTCGTTGCCGACAGCCAGCGAGAGCGGATGGAGGCGAATGTAGAGTCGATTCGCAACCTCGAGTCCAACCTGCGTGACCACGGTTTCGACCTGAAGGAAGTTCCTTCGGCGCTTCAGTTCAACAAGCGAGATCTCCCCAACGCCATGCCGGTGGACGAGATGTACCGCATGCTCAACTACAAGCGCGAGCCGACGTTTGAAGCGATCGCGCCGCAGGGCGTAGGCGTTTTCGACACGCTCAAGGCGGTCGCGAAGCAGATCCTCGTCGAGTTGAGAAAACGCTAG
- the yvcK gene encoding uridine diphosphate-N-acetylglucosamine-binding protein YvcK, with translation MGGGTGLAVLLRALKPEVGNEIGDLTAIVTVSDDGGSSGRLRREFGVPAPGDIRNCLVALADDEDLVAKLFQYRFAMGEGLAGHSFGNLFLTALTGITGDFSQAILTAESILSVRGRILPATLSDVRLRARGVSGKVYEGESAIGLSGEALEEIGLEPARVAPFPAAVRAIAEADLILLGPGSLYTSILPNLLISGIAEALGESRAGIALVLNLMTQPGETDGMDAMTHLEALRRLGGNDLVDLVLAHRGEHPETLLKRYKQAGAEPVRAVETLPWGSDLPRLVLADLAEEGDFIRHDPAKLRQAVLQLVRERQFERRVS, from the coding sequence GTGGGCGGTGGCACGGGCTTGGCCGTTCTGCTGAGGGCTCTCAAACCCGAGGTCGGCAACGAGATCGGAGACCTGACCGCGATCGTGACGGTCAGCGACGACGGCGGCTCTTCGGGCCGTTTGCGACGCGAGTTCGGAGTGCCCGCGCCCGGTGACATCAGAAACTGCCTGGTGGCGTTGGCGGACGACGAAGACCTCGTTGCCAAGCTCTTCCAGTATCGATTCGCGATGGGAGAGGGGCTTGCCGGCCATTCCTTCGGCAACCTCTTTCTGACCGCCTTGACCGGAATCACCGGTGATTTTTCGCAGGCGATTCTCACCGCCGAGTCGATCCTCTCCGTGCGTGGACGTATTCTCCCGGCAACCCTGAGCGACGTGCGCCTGAGAGCCCGGGGAGTCTCGGGCAAGGTGTACGAAGGTGAATCGGCGATCGGCCTCTCAGGCGAGGCACTCGAGGAGATCGGTCTCGAACCGGCTCGGGTGGCGCCGTTTCCGGCAGCGGTCAGAGCCATCGCGGAGGCCGATCTGATCCTGCTGGGGCCGGGCTCCCTCTACACCTCGATTCTCCCGAATCTGCTGATTTCGGGAATCGCCGAAGCCCTGGGCGAAAGCCGGGCCGGAATCGCGCTGGTCCTCAATCTGATGACGCAGCCGGGCGAGACCGACGGAATGGACGCGATGACCCATCTCGAGGCTTTGCGACGGCTCGGTGGTAATGATCTGGTGGATCTGGTGTTGGCTCATCGAGGCGAGCATCCGGAGACTCTGCTGAAGCGCTACAAGCAGGCGGGTGCGGAGCCGGTGCGGGCGGTCGAGACCCTGCCCTGGGGAAGCGATCTGCCGCGCCTGGTGCTGGCCGATCTCGCCGAGGAAGGTGATTTCATTCGGCATGATCCAGCCAAACTGCGCCAAGCTGTGCTCCAATTGGTCCGCGAACGGCAATTTGAACGTCGCGTCTCCTGA
- the glmU gene encoding UDP-N-acetylglucosamine diphosphorylase/glucosamine-1-phosphate N-acetyltransferase, which translates to MSKRPQEPAPTVAVILAAGQGTRMRSVEPKVLHRAAGRPLLDWVIRGARAAGCRKVLLVVGHRAERVRAAYRDFDGDIELDFVEQVEQKGTGDALARAVAHLDTPARLLVLSGDVPLVRGATLEALLDAAGTGWALAVADLASPGSLGRVIADAEGRLSRIVESVDATAEELAVRSVNAGIYVVPSSQIGPRLSRLEPANAQGELYLTDAFTSAADAGTKVELFSLDDSDEALGVNDRSDLARVHRVLLDRKCAQLMTEGVTILEPARTVVEAEVRIGRDSVIHPEVYLGGGTVIGAGSTIHSGSWIRDAIVGDGVEVGPMTVVEEAEIGDDSRVGPFARLRPGARLGVGNRIGNFVEVKNSQLGTGVKAGHLTYLGDAEVGDRANIGAGTVTCNYDGENKYRTEIGSEAFVGSDTMLVAPVRVGERATTAAGSVITTDVPDGALGVGRARQKNLEAWADRKKRRRQTD; encoded by the coding sequence ATGAGTAAACGACCGCAAGAACCCGCGCCGACGGTCGCGGTGATTCTCGCCGCCGGCCAGGGCACCCGAATGCGTTCGGTGGAGCCCAAGGTCCTGCACCGGGCGGCCGGGAGACCCCTGCTTGATTGGGTGATCCGGGGGGCCCGAGCGGCAGGCTGCCGCAAGGTCCTTCTGGTGGTCGGTCATCGGGCCGAGCGAGTCAGAGCGGCGTACCGAGATTTCGACGGCGATATCGAGCTCGATTTCGTCGAGCAGGTCGAGCAGAAGGGGACCGGCGACGCGCTTGCGCGCGCCGTGGCCCATCTCGATACACCGGCGCGCCTGTTGGTGCTCTCGGGCGACGTTCCGCTGGTTCGGGGCGCAACCCTGGAGGCTCTGCTCGACGCGGCCGGGACCGGCTGGGCGCTTGCGGTCGCCGATCTCGCTTCCCCCGGCTCGCTGGGCCGGGTCATCGCGGACGCCGAGGGTCGCTTGTCGCGCATCGTCGAGTCGGTGGACGCGACCGCCGAAGAGCTGGCGGTTCGGTCGGTCAACGCGGGTATCTACGTCGTGCCCTCCTCGCAGATCGGCCCCCGTCTGAGTCGGTTGGAGCCGGCCAATGCACAGGGCGAGCTCTACCTGACCGATGCGTTTACCTCGGCGGCCGATGCCGGCACGAAGGTCGAGCTGTTTTCTCTCGACGACTCGGACGAGGCACTCGGGGTCAATGATCGCTCGGACCTCGCACGCGTTCACAGGGTGCTCCTGGATCGCAAGTGTGCGCAGCTCATGACAGAGGGCGTGACCATTCTCGAGCCCGCCCGCACCGTGGTCGAGGCGGAGGTCCGGATCGGACGCGATAGCGTGATCCATCCGGAGGTCTATCTTGGGGGAGGCACCGTGATCGGCGCCGGTTCGACGATTCACTCGGGTTCCTGGATTCGAGACGCGATCGTTGGAGACGGTGTGGAGGTCGGTCCGATGACGGTGGTCGAGGAGGCGGAGATCGGTGATGACAGTCGCGTTGGTCCCTTCGCGCGTCTGCGTCCCGGCGCCCGGCTCGGTGTCGGCAACCGCATCGGTAACTTCGTCGAAGTCAAGAACTCCCAGCTCGGAACCGGCGTCAAGGCCGGACATCTCACTTATCTGGGTGATGCCGAGGTCGGCGATCGTGCGAATATCGGAGCGGGTACCGTGACCTGCAACTACGACGGTGAGAACAAGTACAGAACCGAGATCGGATCCGAGGCCTTCGTCGGCAGCGATACCATGTTGGTGGCGCCGGTGCGCGTCGGAGAGCGAGCCACGACAGCCGCCGGCTCGGTGATCACGACCGACGTCCCCGACGGCGCTCTGGGCGTCGGGCGGGCCCGGCAGAAGAACCTCGAGGCCTGGGCCGATCGCAAGAAGCGAAGGAGACAGACGGACTGA
- the glmS gene encoding glutamine--fructose-6-phosphate transaminase (isomerizing), with product MCGIVGYLGDREVVPLLVDGLRRLEYRGYDSAGVVVRNNGELETIKAEGKLDRLASKLEGSGLVGSYGLGHTRWATHGVPNERNAHPLSDGKGRLALIHNGIIENFLELKTRLRTEGWEFISDTDTEVIANLVSSHFEGDLLEAVHKSVAELEGMYAFAVISRESSQAEIVAARNGPPLVLGLGQGENFLASDPSALLAYTRDVVLLENGDVARLLPETVTVWSDGPTRVERPVVRLSWDPIQAEKGGFKHFMLKEIHDQPQAIQDTFAGRVDFEQCTVGFDTLELSAADVEAAHRIHLLACGTSWHAALVGKFLIEELVGIPVEVDYGSEYRYRKPLVSAGDLAVGISQSGETADTVSAMEAASERGARLLSICNVVGSQTTRLSDGVIYTHAGPEIGVASTKAFTTQLIALYLLGLYLRQQIGLKLTPEILVDLAHLPGAVGEMLTSVDNYEVLARRYFEAQDFLYIGRGINYPIALEGALKLKEISYIHAEGYPAGEMKHGPIALIDRRLPVVALATGERVFDKMRGNMQEVRARDGIVIALTDRDPGEVADAADEVLQVPRVSELLQPVVNVVPLQLFAYFTAVRRGADVDQPRNLAKSVTVE from the coding sequence ATGTGCGGAATCGTCGGGTACCTGGGTGACAGGGAAGTCGTGCCGCTGCTCGTTGACGGCCTGCGCAGGCTCGAATACCGGGGCTACGATTCCGCCGGGGTGGTCGTGCGCAACAACGGCGAGTTGGAGACGATAAAGGCCGAAGGCAAGTTGGATCGACTGGCTTCGAAGCTCGAGGGTTCCGGCCTCGTTGGCTCTTATGGCCTTGGCCACACGCGCTGGGCGACGCATGGTGTGCCCAACGAGCGCAATGCCCATCCGTTGAGCGACGGTAAAGGACGACTGGCGCTGATCCACAATGGCATCATCGAGAATTTTCTCGAGCTCAAGACTCGTCTTCGGACCGAGGGTTGGGAGTTCATCTCGGACACGGACACCGAGGTCATCGCCAACCTGGTGAGCTCGCATTTCGAGGGTGACCTGCTCGAGGCCGTACACAAGTCCGTAGCCGAGCTCGAAGGAATGTACGCGTTCGCCGTGATCTCCCGCGAATCGTCACAGGCTGAGATCGTCGCTGCACGCAACGGTCCCCCGTTGGTACTGGGTCTTGGGCAAGGTGAGAACTTCCTGGCCTCGGATCCGTCCGCGCTGTTGGCCTACACCCGCGATGTCGTGTTACTGGAGAACGGCGATGTGGCGCGCCTGCTGCCCGAGACGGTTACGGTCTGGTCCGACGGCCCCACCCGGGTAGAGCGCCCGGTCGTGCGTCTGAGTTGGGATCCGATTCAGGCGGAGAAGGGCGGCTTCAAGCACTTCATGCTCAAGGAGATCCACGATCAGCCGCAGGCGATTCAAGACACCTTCGCGGGGCGCGTTGACTTCGAACAGTGCACCGTCGGCTTCGACACCCTTGAGCTTTCCGCGGCCGATGTCGAAGCGGCCCACCGAATTCATCTACTGGCCTGCGGCACGTCCTGGCACGCGGCCTTGGTTGGAAAGTTTCTGATTGAAGAGCTGGTGGGGATTCCGGTGGAGGTCGACTACGGGTCCGAGTACCGGTATCGAAAACCGCTGGTGTCCGCGGGCGATCTCGCCGTTGGCATCTCGCAGTCGGGAGAAACCGCGGATACGGTGTCGGCGATGGAGGCGGCGAGTGAGCGAGGGGCCCGACTCTTGTCGATATGCAACGTCGTCGGTAGTCAGACGACCCGGCTCTCCGACGGCGTGATTTACACGCATGCCGGTCCCGAGATCGGCGTAGCGTCGACCAAGGCCTTTACCACGCAACTCATTGCTCTCTACCTGCTCGGGCTCTACCTGCGTCAGCAGATCGGGCTGAAACTGACACCCGAGATTCTCGTCGACCTGGCTCACCTGCCCGGAGCGGTGGGCGAGATGCTGACCAGTGTCGATAACTACGAAGTGCTTGCCCGCCGCTACTTCGAGGCCCAGGATTTCCTCTACATCGGTCGCGGCATCAACTATCCGATCGCTCTCGAGGGAGCGCTGAAGCTCAAGGAGATCTCCTACATTCACGCCGAGGGCTACCCCGCGGGCGAAATGAAACACGGTCCGATCGCTTTGATCGATCGCAGGTTGCCGGTCGTGGCTCTCGCCACCGGTGAACGCGTATTCGACAAGATGCGCGGGAACATGCAGGAAGTCCGTGCCCGAGACGGGATCGTCATTGCGCTCACCGATCGGGATCCGGGGGAGGTAGCGGACGCTGCGGACGAGGTGCTTCAGGTGCCCAGGGTTTCCGAGCTGCTGCAGCCCGTCGTCAATGTCGTTCCCCTGCAGCTGTTCGCCTACTTCACGGCAGTGCGCAGGGGGGCTGACGTCGACCAGCCGCGCAACCTGGCCAAGAGCGTAACTGTGGAATAA